In a single window of the Salvelinus sp. IW2-2015 unplaced genomic scaffold, ASM291031v2 Un_scaffold9448, whole genome shotgun sequence genome:
- the LOC112079772 gene encoding stonustoxin subunit beta-like codes for SHTDPNTANEQLSLSEGTNRKATRRRDKQLYPNHPERFEDRKQVLCREGLTGRCYWEAEWSGRGAYIAVTYKGISRKGVGNDCVFGLNDKSWTLLCCENRYTAWHNNNSNTIAVPSSSSHRVGVYLDWPAGTLSFYRVSSDTLTHLYTFHTTFTEPLYPGFRFYYDTSVSLCQVYG; via the coding sequence TCTCACACTGACCCAAACACAGCAAACGAACAGCTCTCTCTGTCTGAAGGAACAAACAGAAAGGCGACACGTAGGAGAGACAAGCAGCTGTATCCCaatcacccagagagatttgaggacaggaaacaggtgctgtgtagagagggtctgactgggcgctgttactgggaggcAGAGTGGAGTGGGAGAGGGGCTTACATAGcagtgacatataaaggaatcagCAGAAAAGGAGTGGGTAATGACTGTGTGTTTGGATTAAATGACAAGTCCTGgactctgctctgctgtgagAACCGTTACACTGCCTGGCACAATAATAACTCCAATACCATAGCCGTTccctcctccagctcccacagagtaggagtgtatctggactggccagccggcactctgtccttctacagagtctcctctgacacactgacccacctgTACACATTCCACAccacattcactgagcccctctatccagggtttaGGTTTTACTATGACACCTCAGTGTCCCTGTGTCAGGTGtatggctga